cttaaagttttccggatcaAAATTTTGGGTATATCGTGCAAAATGGCAAATCTCAAGGGCACCATGTGCATTCTCCCTTTTTTATTTgacaaatttaacaaaaataacccaacgTTTGTTAAGTATTCCGAAAATAATCCAAGCTTTTGATTTTAAGAAGAATAATCCAACGTTTGCTTTTGTGTTACAGAAATGTCCCAACATTTTACTTATATTTcgaaaaataataatttaatcaTATATTAATCAATCCATTAACTTATTGACCATATATTTGAATAAGTAATtatataaaattatgaaaaaattatTTAAGAACAATTTAAAGCatggaaaaaaattaaaaaaatattatacTGTTGTTCAAAATCTCAAAATGCATAAATGATATGTTTAAAAAATTGTTTGTTTCCTCAAATCCACGGTTTAAAAAATCAAAAGTATTTCTCTCATAACTATTTCCACAAATTTAAAATCTATCTTATTTgttatttcttttcaaaaaaattatatatttgtttTATAATTAATTTTCCATTGACAAACTAAAGAAATTATAATTTTTCCAGTTTTTTGAGTAtgaatttttttatatatgatatcACAAAATAGACTTTAAAGATTTATGAAACTATTTTACAAATATCATTTATCAATATTTGGTAGAAATTTGTTTAGTTGAGATTTCGGGATATTTATGTGACAAAAATACaaaggttggattattattgtttaagTTAAAAGGTCGGGTTATTTTTTGAAAACTTATcaaaggttgggttatttttgttaaattcgcctttttattttggtatttgttgatttttttcatcattttaactttgaaaaaatagcactctttaatttatcgactttgatctttatgttaacatgtcAATGCCCGGCCGTATTTTAAATACACGATCTATCATGAATTATTCATGAGGTAATCTTACTTTGTGATTGTATTTTATAAAGTCTCAATTACTAgaaacaataaaaacaaaatatctcgTGAAATTCACGGGCCACAAAACTAGTTGTTTAATTAAAAGTTACCCAAGTCCCATCAGGAAATTAAAAATGAAATTTTGGAAAAATTAAAAGTTAATTTCAAAATCTGCAAAAGTAGCGGTTAGCCCCCATAACTTTGAACAATTGTGAGATTAAGCCCCATAAATTAAAAATGTAGCAATTATGTCTCATAACTTTGACAAAAAAGGTGAAATCCAAATCTGGTTTTAATTTTAACATAAATATAGgtattgctctttcacatacgcattttTCTCTTTCACATACGCAAATTACCTTCTTATCCCTTTCATTTTTTCAATTTCTCTCCTCCCTCTCATGCTACATTTATACTCCGTAATTAAAATAACCAAACACCCGCTCGCCAGAAGGCCTAGAACTGCCTCCACCTCCATTTCCCTACCTGCACCAACCACCCATACCACCAGCAATCTCCCCGGCGACCGGCGGACCAGAGACCGACCTGAGACATCGACCTCTTTCCTCAACCAACGACCACAACCACGACTCCACCAAGGAACCACCTTTCACGCAACCATGCAACCACGATCAACGAACCACCTTTCACGCAGCCCTGCACACCACCATGTCCCTGTCCACTCTCATCTTCCATTTTCTCTCATGTATGTTAGAGTTcattaattgaaaaaaaaattaacaagcaATATGGACATACGAAGTACTCAGGTAATCAACTCGTCCTCACCACTTTGTTCATATTAAATTGGTGATGAAATAAATTTTCCGAAAGAAATGGTACTCTAAATCAATTCGCCAAGCAATTAACTATTGAATGATAATTTGATTGAAAGTTGACCATTGTGTACTGCGTTATGGACATACGGTCTTATCGCACCCTAAATCAAACGCATAAAACAATCTAAGTTATTACACACTGCAATTTTGTGCAATACGAAGCAAATTAATGAAATTTTTTGATAAATCGAAGTATTTACTTGTTTGAATTGACAAATTTGAAGTGAAATTGAATTAGGTTttagacgaaaaaaaaaagataaaatcaAGGTTTTTTTTTGGGGGGTAGAGTTTGGAAATAatatgaaaaaatgtatgtgaaagagtaaaagtcgtatgtgaaaaagtaacaCCGTAAAtatattattaattcattttatATTAGGCTAAttgtaaattaaataatttttaatattttaaaactaTTGATTTAACCAAGCTTGAGCCTATTCTGAGCCGTTTTAAGCTGGTAgagtttcaagccgatttctagCACAAGCTCAAACTTCTGAGCTGACTTCGAGCCTACCGAACTCGAGCTCAAATCGGTTCGGCTACATGCCCACTCAAAGCATTACCCATAAAAAGTCCCAAAagattttcttttctttttgttgaAGGAAATCAGTACTtggtactccctctgtcccggtcatttgttgtccttttccattttggggtgtctcaatcatttgttgtcctttctattttaagaataaacttcatgagtaatttgatcattcacactcaatttgttccacttgtcatttagtaattggccctatcctctttccttggtctttgtgccaaaaccaaaggacaacaaatgaccgggactaAGGGAGTATTTGTTTCCATTGGTCGTGGAATACTCCCAAAAGCACAAGAAAGCATATTCTTTCACTACTTCTCTGCCATTGATCTCCAAATATTTAGTGGTGTTGACGCCATTAACGAATAGAAGAAGATGGAGAGCTCATCAGAAATGGTGGGATTTCCACTGTTGATCGAATCGAGCTACAGAGCATGCACTATTCCCTACAGATTCCCTTCCGATAATCCCAACAAACCTACTCCTACTGAACTTTCCTGGATTAATCTTTTCGCCTCTGCTATCCCTTCTTTTCAGTatgctctttctctctctcttttttttttttttttttttttttttatttccttcTTCATTTTATGTTTTCTATTACGGGCTCGAAACCCGTCACGTATTTTGAAATGTATACAATTCATTGGAATGTAGTCGTAATTTTTAGCTGCTCCCCACATTGGATAAAATATAGGCACACTGACTGAAACATGTATATGAGGCCGGCCACCcaccctttttcttcttctcaaTAACGCATAATCTCACCCTGAGAATCATGAATTTTTAACCTGTATTTTGACCCACTGAACCAACCCAGATTGGCTATTATTGGGGTATGATTTGATGTAATCGGTTTAGTATGTTCTTAATTCAGTTAGCACAGATTTTGAGCATGCTATTATTGGGGTGTTAGCAAAAATAGGAGATTGATTTCCTCTGGTTTCTTTTAAATTTTGTTCAAAGGAAACGGGCAGAAAGCGATGAAACTGTTCCAGATGCTAAAGATAGAGCTGAAAAGTTTGCGCAACGGTACTTCCTTGAACCTTTATTGCATTTTTTCCACTTCCATTGATTTCCTTATATTGATACAGTAATCTCATGAAAAGAACAAGTAGAATATGACTGACATATCATATGGGACCGAAATTAGTTCTTCATTCAGTAATGCACAGTGGATCATTGATGTTTTTTGTGTAGCTGTTTTTCCAACTTAAGTGTTTGGGCCGAGGGCAGATGGTGCTTCGAATTTTGTCTTAAAAATTGTACAATTTGGTTGCATACTATGGAGTACATTGTTCTAAATTCCGCCCTTCAAGTAACTGAATTATAGGTGTTGCTACAACCAGCTTCGGTAGATGGGTCTTCAATCTCATGGATGATGTGAAATTATATGTTGATATGGCTACTCAACAATAGTAGTTGGGCaattataaaatattgattaattAGATCTTCTGATTGCATAGGTATGGAGAAATTCTTGAAGATATAAAGAAAGATCCAGAGAGTCATGGTGGACCTCCTGATTGTATTGTAAGTATTTCAGTAAGTTATGGCGAAGTTGTTCATATGCGGCTCTGACATTTTACTCACCATCCCCTTTTTCTCTTTGCTGGAAAATTCAGCTACTTTGCAGGCTCCGGGAGCAAGTGCTACGGGAATTAGGATTCAGAGACATATTCAAAAAAGTTAAGGTAGATCCATCAGTGATGCCGACTGTTAAGATTCATGTTTCAATGCCTTGAATTATCTATGGAGTGCGTGTGTACGACTTTAGGTAGACGGCACATCATAACTATTTAACAATTCTTATATATTACAGAACGAGGAAAATGCAAAGGCCATTTCACTATTCGAAAACGTGGTCACTCTCAATGATGCAGTTGAGCAGCCAGAGAAGCGGGTGGAGACTTTGATTAGAGGCATATTCGCTGGAAACATTTTTGATCTTGGTTCTGCAGAGGTAATTTCTACTGTTCGCTAAATTCAGATAACTAAATGAGCATTACTGAGGCAACTACGAAGTACAAAACATTTAGCTTTGATGTTTCAGTTTGCTATTTCAAACAAATCTCtttgtgaaaataatttttcataCCTACATATTTACCTATGTGTTGTATATCCTGAAGCTTGCAGAGGTATTCTCAAAGGACGGCATGTCCTTTTTGGCAACTTGTCAGAATCTTGTTCCTCGACCCTGGGTTATTGATGACCTTGAGTCTTTCAAACTGCAATGGACTAAGAAGTCCTGGAGGAAGGCAAGTTTTATATGTAGCAACTTAATAATAGTTCCAATGATTATGCTATTGTGCTCCAACAAATATGTGCCTGCTCTGACACCATTTATGTTGCTTCCATATGACAGGCTGTCATTTTTGTTGATAATTCTGGTGCAGATATTATCTTGGGAATTTTACCATTTGCCAGAGAGCTACTCAGGCGTGGTACACAGGTTTGTTTTAAAACGATTTGCCTATTGTGCCAATTTAATTATTTGTGCACACATGCATGGCAGATCACTGTCATAATCGTGGGCTTGTGCTTCTCAAAACTACAAAACTCTTTCTCTCTATCCTGAATTCCTGATCCACCTTTTCTTGTTAAAAAAAATTGTTCATGTACTGTGGGAAATTTTGCATAGCACTATCAGTTGATCAACGATGAGCAAATGTTAATCATAATTTTGCTTGGTAGAAGGAAAAACTTTCTTTTGAAGAGCAATTTAATATATCTAATACGGAGTATGAGTATCCTTAGGAGATGCACTAAATATTTTCATAATTGATGCTGCAAATTTATCTAAAAGTCCTTTGTTGCAGGTTGTCTTGGCAGCTAATGACTTGCCTTCTATTAATGATGTTACATATACAGAGTTATTTGAAATTATGTCGAAGGTGATCAAATCTTTGTAAAATTAGTTCTCTCTTTTTAACCTGTAtagttcatttatttatttattttctgtaAAGTAATTAAACGAGCGCATTGAAATGACTTTTTTCCTGTATCAGTTGAAGGATGAAAATGGGAAGCTCATGGGCGTTGATACCACTAATCTCTTTATTGTCAATTCTGGCAATGATTTGCCGGTCAGTAAAATCATATTTGTTCGACTCCCAAGTTCATTTTCTTCTGGAATACTGGTGTATGATAGTTGATCTTTACTTCGACAGGTAATTGATCTTTCCAGTGTGTCTCAAGAATTAGCATATTTGGCTTCTGATGCAGACTTAGTTATTCTGGAAGGAATGGTATGATCTTCTACTGTGCTTATTCACCTGTTTTCTTCATCCACCACCCTCACCCCCACCCCTACCCCTTTTTCCAAAGGTAGGAGAAAAGACGTGATGACTTACATTTAGCCAAATCACAGAATAACAAGGAATGCATTATTCATGCACTTTAATGCTGTTGAACTCTCTTTCCCCGTGAATTGCTTTGGCTAGATGTAGGATGTCTGATACCAAAACTGATATCTGTCCCTTTTTTTTACTATTTCCAGTGATTTCCTCATTTCCCTCCAAATTCATTATCATATTTTTTATTTCTACGCCTTTATCTCCTTCTTTCTTCCTCTTTCACCTCCTACATCGTTATTCCTTCTCATCTTCttgctcatcttcttcatcatcctTTATCTCCCTTTTCACCCATCCAGCCATCCTACTTCATCTTCTATTTCATCATTCCTCTTTAATCTTCGTGTTCAACCGTCCTTCTTCGTAATCTTCTTCCCCTTTCATCTCTTACATCAATCCTCCAATTTCCTCTCTTTCGTGTCCCACATCATCCTTTATCTTCATACTTTTCTCTCTCTTCTTCCTCTTTCGCCTCTTCCTCTTTCACGTCGAAAAGATGGTGATTGAGTGGAACCCATTATTTTGAAAAAGGTTGATAAGTGACAGTCGTGGCTTCCTTAACATGTTGGTGGTTGTCCCTGTTCTGACTGTATTCAATAACctatgcattattattattactgagATCATAATTGCTAGATGTAGCAGGATAGTCGGGGAGGGTCAAACATCGAGAATCTATTTATGATGCATGGGTcttctttgttttctttttctcCACTTAGGACTTGGTGTGAGGCCCATAGGTAATAGGTTAGCCATTAGCAAATTTGGTTGCAACTTGCAAGAAATCAAATATAGGAGCTCTATCTCTTGATCTTCACGCTCGCTCCCGCTAGCGTATGAAAATTTCTAAATTTGTAGTTAAAAAAGTTCTGATTTTTTTTCCGAGGTTACCTTATACTATTACCCCTTCGTCCCCGCTGAAATTTTTCGTCCCCGTTGACTTCAAATCCACCACTGTGATTCTAGTGTTATGTCTGAGAGTTTTGCACTTTTACCAAGCTACATATAGGATTTCCTGAGCACTTCATTCATCGTGTTTTTTAATATCAGTTTCACCAAAACGTATTGATTCTGCTTTTCACAGCTCAACTAGAGTGCTCATTTGGCATGCTTATAGGCATTTTAAATGATGCTTTAATGCGTGTTCTAATTGTAAAATTTTGAATATCTCAAGGTCTATGTTAAGTAGCTTGAGGAATCCTTTTGGAAGATGTTTTTTGTTGAATGATGACTATGCCTTTGGGTCATCTTTGTTCACTATGTACTTCATTTTCATAAAGTGGTATATCTTGTTTTGCCAATATGTAGTTGAAATAACATCATGTGATCAAATAATAAAGGAGTCCTTACTACTAAAAATAAAATGTTAAATTTTTCTTGTAGGGCTTTGTATTTGTTACGACTTACGAGTAATTGCTAACTTGTTTCCCCTCGTAATTTCTGTTACGATTAGTTGATTATGCATCGAACAGTTTGGGTTTTTCTTGAATAGCGGTTTACAGTTCCATAGTTTATCGGGTCC
The Silene latifolia isolate original U9 population chromosome 11, ASM4854445v1, whole genome shotgun sequence genome window above contains:
- the LOC141611639 gene encoding damage-control phosphatase At2g17340-like; this encodes MESSSEMVGFPLLIESSYRACTIPYRFPSDNPNKPTPTELSWINLFASAIPSFQKRAESDETVPDAKDRAEKFAQRYGEILEDIKKDPESHGGPPDCILLCRLREQVLRELGFRDIFKKVKNEENAKAISLFENVVTLNDAVEQPEKRVETLIRGIFAGNIFDLGSAELAEVFSKDGMSFLATCQNLVPRPWVIDDLESFKLQWTKKSWRKAVIFVDNSGADIILGILPFARELLRRGTQVVLAANDLPSINDVTYTELFEIMSKLKDENGKLMGVDTTNLFIVNSGNDLPVIDLSSVSQELAYLASDADLVILEGMGRGIETNLYAQFKCDSIKIGMVKHPEVAQFLGGRLYDCVFKYNEVSD